In a genomic window of Halalkalicoccus sp. CG83:
- a CDS encoding transposase — protein sequence MSDRPAQRSRLEKQAAKTIEADTEAVELVSQLDFGYLKNNDRYANWHASTPLVPMVRAQFLRKLEDYSISDLQRHLEHHSDDAEALGFDNVPARTTFGRTWRERFDDNLKHTIEFNAKRIRELAHERGSSIGLQAIEPEDKRGVSNRTEDRFIADKSKDVTEEMQRLVFPAFKFDRADNAKYETDAFCELQSHMGLSGSAAESGTDLFADDTPRETSAPDGDTHLYNIKRLGPDAIQNMIDEGISRMVHKAKHHFEFSRPAEVAIDMTYIAYYGDRDELEMVMGAPSTKSYDWCYKFATLTVVGENVKFTLAMRPVKKGDTIGEIVRDLFWQAREHVSISMVYADREFCATDAIRAFEEAGVNYVIPSPKNTRVKREIDRMQQDIEVKQGYAIRGAVLGGATNERVETNLVLLPSSKDESKTVAFITNKDVNDEIRSDRRETKGLIGRYSRRWGIENSYKTIKDFLAWTTSKDFSVRVFYFGFAVLLYNMWLLVDLLVQVSLDIEHRYKPRVTAKRFLNLVRKQLAGIG from the coding sequence GTGAGTGACCGCCCTGCGCAACGCTCACGGCTAGAGAAACAGGCTGCTAAGACCATTGAAGCGGACACAGAAGCAGTCGAACTCGTTAGTCAACTTGACTTTGGCTACCTTAAGAACAACGACCGATACGCAAACTGGCACGCCTCAACGCCACTGGTGCCAATGGTACGTGCGCAATTCCTGAGAAAGTTGGAAGACTATAGCATAAGCGACCTTCAGCGCCACCTCGAACACCATTCAGATGATGCTGAAGCCCTCGGTTTCGATAACGTGCCTGCGCGGACGACGTTTGGACGTACATGGCGCGAACGCTTTGATGACAACCTGAAGCACACCATCGAATTCAACGCCAAGCGCATCCGTGAACTGGCCCATGAACGTGGTAGCTCGATCGGACTACAGGCAATAGAGCCCGAGGATAAACGTGGCGTCTCTAATCGAACTGAAGATCGCTTTATCGCCGATAAATCGAAGGATGTAACTGAGGAAATGCAGCGGTTGGTATTTCCGGCATTCAAATTCGATCGCGCTGACAACGCGAAATACGAGACCGATGCGTTCTGTGAATTGCAGAGTCATATGGGCCTGTCGGGATCAGCAGCAGAGTCAGGTACCGACCTCTTTGCTGACGACACGCCCCGCGAGACGAGTGCGCCCGATGGAGATACACATCTCTATAACATCAAACGGCTCGGTCCTGACGCAATTCAGAACATGATAGACGAAGGTATCAGTCGGATGGTTCACAAAGCGAAACATCACTTCGAATTCAGCCGCCCAGCAGAGGTAGCGATCGATATGACCTATATCGCCTACTACGGCGACAGAGACGAGTTAGAGATGGTTATGGGCGCACCCAGTACGAAGTCGTACGACTGGTGCTACAAGTTCGCTACACTGACGGTAGTTGGCGAGAACGTGAAGTTCACGCTCGCCATGCGCCCAGTCAAGAAGGGCGATACAATCGGCGAGATTGTACGGGATTTGTTCTGGCAAGCGCGCGAGCACGTCAGTATCAGTATGGTCTATGCTGATAGGGAGTTCTGTGCTACTGACGCGATTCGCGCCTTCGAAGAAGCCGGTGTAAACTACGTTATCCCCTCGCCGAAAAACACGCGCGTCAAACGAGAGATCGACCGAATGCAACAGGACATCGAAGTGAAGCAAGGGTACGCCATTCGTGGTGCCGTACTTGGCGGTGCGACGAATGAGCGGGTCGAGACGAACCTTGTACTCTTGCCGTCCTCTAAGGACGAATCGAAGACTGTCGCGTTCATCACGAACAAGGACGTGAACGACGAGATCAGGTCGGATCGACGCGAGACAAAGGGGTTGATCGGTCGCTACAGTCGTCGGTGGGGTATCGAGAACAGCTACAAGACGATCAAGGACTTTCTCGCCTGGACCACCTCAAAGGACTTCAGCGTTCGAGTGTTCTACTTCGGCTTTGCCGTACTGCTCTACAATATGTGGCTGCTCGTTGACCTGCTGGTGCAGGTGAGTCTCGACATAGAGCACCGCTATAAGCCGCGTGTGACGGCCAAGCGGTTCTTGAATCTAGTACGGAAGCAACTCGCCGGTATCGGATAG
- a CDS encoding DUF6602 domain-containing protein, translating into MSKFDEYFRNTSNILQSEYERTSGFDHNTTAGRAREHFMANFLENVYPENFVFGDGEIIDSAGGISKQADVVIYDEQLPVLEYGLSKHFLSAGVMAHIEVKTDLSSQLEDSLSKVDSIKQLERDIYPLFSAGEVPDSIFSCVFAYEGPSKETFKQNFRDYYSDQDDKEMYADVVCVLGEYVMINKKVGGSSYIDFLETGKDSLGMFFKKVADAIHKNYWQARPNLEQYMQPAGYDMF; encoded by the coding sequence ATGTCGAAATTTGACGAGTATTTCCGCAACACCTCGAACATACTTCAGAGCGAATACGAACGGACATCGGGTTTCGATCATAATACTACAGCAGGAAGGGCCAGAGAACACTTTATGGCAAACTTTTTGGAAAATGTATATCCTGAGAATTTCGTTTTTGGTGATGGTGAGATTATTGATTCAGCAGGAGGAATCAGCAAACAGGCGGACGTGGTGATCTACGACGAACAACTACCCGTTTTAGAATATGGCTTATCAAAACACTTCCTCAGTGCAGGCGTTATGGCGCACATAGAGGTAAAAACGGATCTCTCGTCTCAATTAGAGGACTCACTGTCGAAGGTTGACTCCATTAAGCAGCTTGAGCGCGATATTTATCCTTTATTCTCGGCCGGAGAAGTTCCTGACAGTATATTCTCGTGCGTGTTTGCGTACGAAGGACCGAGCAAAGAAACGTTCAAGCAGAATTTCCGCGATTATTATAGTGATCAAGATGATAAGGAGATGTATGCAGATGTAGTCTGTGTTCTAGGTGAATACGTAATGATAAACAAAAAGGTGGGTGGCAGTAGTTATATAGATTTCTTAGAAACGGGAAAAGACAGCCTTGGAATGTTTTTCAAGAAGGTAGCAGATGCCATCCACAAGAATTACTGGCAGGCTCGGCCCAACTTAGAACAATATATGCAACCAGCGGGTTATGATATGTTTTAA
- a CDS encoding DUF2267 domain-containing protein translates to METIRERADLDSSEEAETVTIATLHALGIRVSKGRFEDVAEQLPDEYDRPF, encoded by the coding sequence ATCGAGACGATACGCGAGCGTGCGGATCTCGACTCGAGCGAGGAGGCAGAGACCGTCACGATCGCGACCCTCCACGCGCTCGGCATCCGGGTCTCGAAGGGACGGTTCGAAGACGTCGCGGAGCAGCTCCCCGACGAGTACGACCGGCCGTTCTGA
- a CDS encoding DUF7475 family protein — protein sequence MTRFETTSLTAVHWVAIGLAALSGLIHLLLAVIVSATMLRVSFLLAGIGFLGATFLVLVNYRRRLLYLVGIPFVGVQIVLWYLVVEPTIATLHALDAVDKLAQTLLIVLLPYLYLTDR from the coding sequence ATGACACGGTTCGAGACGACGTCGTTGACGGCGGTACACTGGGTCGCGATCGGACTCGCCGCGCTGAGCGGGCTGATCCACCTGCTGTTGGCCGTCATCGTTTCCGCGACGATGCTACGGGTAAGCTTCCTCCTCGCCGGCATCGGATTTCTCGGTGCGACGTTCCTCGTTCTGGTGAACTACCGCCGTCGCCTGCTCTATCTCGTCGGAATCCCGTTCGTGGGCGTCCAGATCGTCCTCTGGTATCTCGTCGTCGAGCCGACGATCGCCACCCTGCATGCGCTCGACGCCGTAGACAAGCTCGCACAGACGCTCCTGATCGTTCTCCTGCCCTACCTCTATCTGACGGATCGCTGA
- a CDS encoding DHH family phosphoesterase yields MDPPVPELADRAAACADRLRTADEVLVASHIDADGLTSAGIAATALERAGIPYEATFAKQLDGEELERIAAASPDVVLFTDFGSGQLDAIAEYEEKGAFTPVICDHHQPAEAETAFHCNPLLEGLNGASELSGAGTSYLLARALEGDGTDNRDLAALAVVGAVGDMQASDGELAGANAAIVEEGVARGVLDTSPDLTLYGTQTRPLPKLLEYASDVAIPGISNDANGAVRFLDGLDLDPRNGGEWRCWAELADEEKRTVASALVQRAVSRGVPADRIDALIGTTYTLCREEPGTELRDASEFSTLLNATARYDRADVGLAICLGDRSDALEEARRLLRSHRHNLSEGLRWVKETGVESEANVQWFDAGDRIPETIVGIVAGMAAGSDGIDRGKPIVAFAEKNADDAKVSARGTHALVRRGLNLSVVMGTAASAVGGEGGGHDVAAGATVPKAAREEFIDQVDRIVGDQLG; encoded by the coding sequence ATGGATCCCCCGGTACCGGAGCTCGCGGATCGTGCAGCCGCGTGCGCCGATCGGCTGCGCACCGCTGATGAAGTGTTGGTGGCCTCCCACATCGACGCTGACGGACTGACGAGCGCCGGAATCGCCGCGACGGCCCTCGAGCGTGCCGGGATTCCCTACGAGGCGACGTTCGCGAAACAGCTCGACGGCGAGGAGCTCGAACGGATCGCCGCCGCTTCGCCGGACGTCGTCCTCTTCACGGACTTCGGCAGCGGCCAGCTCGACGCGATCGCCGAATACGAGGAGAAGGGTGCGTTCACGCCCGTGATCTGCGATCACCACCAGCCCGCGGAGGCCGAGACGGCGTTCCACTGCAACCCCTTGCTCGAGGGACTGAACGGCGCCTCGGAGCTCTCCGGCGCGGGGACGAGCTACCTCCTCGCACGGGCGTTGGAGGGAGACGGAACGGACAACCGCGATCTGGCGGCGCTCGCGGTCGTCGGCGCGGTCGGCGACATGCAGGCGAGCGACGGCGAACTGGCGGGGGCGAACGCCGCGATCGTCGAGGAAGGCGTCGCCAGGGGCGTGCTCGATACCAGTCCGGATCTGACGCTGTACGGCACCCAGACCCGGCCGCTTCCCAAACTGCTGGAGTACGCGAGCGACGTCGCAATCCCGGGCATCTCGAACGACGCGAACGGCGCGGTCCGCTTTCTCGACGGACTCGACCTCGACCCCCGAAACGGTGGCGAGTGGCGGTGTTGGGCAGAGCTCGCCGACGAGGAGAAGCGGACCGTCGCGAGCGCGCTCGTCCAGCGGGCGGTCTCGCGGGGCGTCCCCGCGGACCGAATCGACGCGTTGATCGGGACGACCTACACGCTGTGTCGCGAGGAGCCCGGAACGGAGCTCCGGGACGCGAGCGAGTTCTCCACGCTACTCAACGCGACCGCTCGCTACGACCGGGCCGACGTCGGGTTGGCGATCTGCTTGGGCGATCGCAGCGACGCGCTCGAGGAGGCGCGGCGCCTGCTTCGGAGCCACCGGCACAACCTCTCGGAGGGGCTCCGGTGGGTGAAGGAGACCGGCGTCGAAAGCGAGGCGAACGTCCAGTGGTTCGACGCGGGCGATCGCATTCCCGAGACGATCGTCGGCATCGTCGCGGGTATGGCGGCCGGCTCCGACGGGATCGACCGCGGGAAACCGATCGTCGCCTTCGCCGAGAAGAACGCGGACGACGCGAAGGTCTCCGCGCGCGGTACTCACGCGCTCGTTCGCCGGGGACTAAACCTCTCGGTGGTGATGGGGACGGCCGCCAGCGCGGTCGGCGGCGAGGGCGGCGGTCACGACGTCGCCGCGGGTGCGACGGTCCCCAAGGCCGCTCGTGAGGAGTTCATCGATCAGGTCGATCGGATCGTCGGCGACCAGCTGGGATAG
- a CDS encoding S66 peptidase family protein — MDAIYPPPVERGDTVAVVAPSHAPPRGALSRGIERLRSFDLSVEVCDTATRTTEWLRANPEARAEDVQRAFEDPDIDGVIAAMGGNGELQVLPHLDGEVLAANPTRFYGASDNTHLHLYLNDAGLVSFYGAQLFPDLVADPTMHDYTREHVTRAFREAPFGPVEPADEWTDEYYDLESDLSRAWFESEGWRWHAAAGREPFTAPVIGGCLAMLETQLLLDATYFSRAACEGCVLAIETSGETPQAAMVERFVRALGERGILEALRGLVVGKPETPGDSMEDRTAYRRRQQRTIAATVDEYADLPVVFDLDFGHAAPVLPLPMGAPMTIDPGARTIRFTAEGQSR; from the coding sequence ATGGACGCCATCTATCCACCCCCGGTCGAACGCGGCGACACGGTCGCGGTCGTCGCGCCCTCGCACGCTCCCCCGCGAGGCGCGCTCTCGCGAGGGATCGAGCGGCTTCGCTCGTTCGATCTCTCCGTGGAGGTATGCGACACCGCGACCCGCACCACCGAGTGGCTGCGCGCGAACCCCGAGGCGCGCGCCGAGGACGTCCAGCGGGCGTTCGAGGACCCCGATATCGACGGCGTGATCGCCGCGATGGGCGGCAACGGCGAGCTACAGGTGCTCCCGCATCTCGACGGCGAGGTGCTCGCCGCGAATCCCACGCGGTTCTACGGCGCGAGCGACAACACCCACCTCCACCTCTACCTCAACGACGCGGGGCTGGTCTCGTTCTACGGCGCACAGCTGTTCCCCGACCTCGTCGCGGACCCGACGATGCATGACTACACCCGCGAGCACGTCACGCGGGCGTTCCGCGAGGCGCCGTTCGGTCCGGTCGAGCCCGCCGACGAGTGGACCGACGAGTACTACGACCTCGAGAGCGACCTCTCCCGAGCCTGGTTCGAGAGCGAAGGCTGGCGCTGGCACGCCGCCGCCGGCCGCGAGCCGTTCACCGCGCCCGTGATCGGCGGCTGTCTCGCCATGCTCGAGACCCAGCTGCTGCTCGACGCTACCTACTTCTCACGTGCGGCCTGTGAGGGCTGCGTCCTCGCGATCGAGACCTCCGGCGAGACGCCCCAGGCGGCGATGGTCGAACGGTTCGTCCGGGCGCTCGGCGAGCGGGGCATCCTCGAGGCGCTCCGCGGACTCGTCGTCGGCAAGCCGGAGACGCCCGGCGACTCGATGGAGGATCGCACCGCCTACCGTCGCCGCCAGCAACGAACCATCGCGGCCACGGTCGATGAGTACGCCGACCTCCCCGTCGTCTTCGACCTCGACTTCGGGCACGCCGCGCCGGTCCTTCCCCTTCCGATGGGCGCGCCGATGACGATCGATCCGGGCGCGCGGACGATCCGCTTCACCGCCGAGGGTCAGTCGCGGTAG